In Cicer arietinum cultivar CDC Frontier isolate Library 1 chromosome 7, Cicar.CDCFrontier_v2.0, whole genome shotgun sequence, a single window of DNA contains:
- the LOC101499521 gene encoding dual specificity protein phosphatase 1 isoform X2 has protein sequence MAATSEAINQFDDSMKKQMESFLRAFLSIKSLKEDKTPCEIDEDLFLGSFGSAANKVALKNVNVTHILTVAGKLVPVHPADFVYKIIDVADREDTNIKQYFNECFDFIDEAKRNGGSVLVHCFAGRSRSVTIIVAYLMKTCGMSLSEALQHVKDRRPQAAPNRGFICQLEDFEKSLLDIEVSL, from the exons ATGGCGGCAACGTCAGAAGCTATTAATCAATTTGATGATTCGATGAAGAAACAAATGGAATCATTTTTGCGGGCTTTTCTTTCAATCAAATCACTGAAAGAGGACAAGACTCCTTGCGAAATTGACGAG GATCTCTTTTTGGGTTCGTTTGGCTCTGCTGCGAACAAAGTAGCTTTGAAAAATGTCAATGTTACTCACATTTTGACTGTGGCTGGGAAATTGGTACCTGTACATCCTGCAGATTTCgtctataaaattattgatg TTGCTGACAGAGAGGATACCAACATAAAACAATACTTCAATGAGTGTTTTGATTTTATTGACGAAGCCAAAAGAAATGGTGGGTCTGTTTTGGttcattgttttgctggaagATCAAGGAG TGTGACCATCATTGTGGCATATCTGATGAAGACTTGTGGAATGAGCTTATCTGAAGCTCTGCAACATGTAAAGGACAGAAGACCACAGGCAGCTCCAAATCGTGGTTTCATTTGTCAGCTGGAAGACTTTGAGAAGTCTCTTCTAG ACATCGAAGTGTCTTTGTAG
- the LOC101499521 gene encoding dual specificity protein phosphatase 1 isoform X1: MAATSEAINQFDDSMKKQMESFLRAFLSIKSLKEDKTPCEIDEDLFLGSFGSAANKVALKNVNVTHILTVAGKLVPVHPADFVYKIIDVADREDTNIKQYFNECFDFIDEAKRNGGSVLVHCFAGRSRSVTIIVAYLMKTCGMSLSEALQHVKDRRPQAAPNRGFICQLEDFEKSLLGENCTSLK, encoded by the exons ATGGCGGCAACGTCAGAAGCTATTAATCAATTTGATGATTCGATGAAGAAACAAATGGAATCATTTTTGCGGGCTTTTCTTTCAATCAAATCACTGAAAGAGGACAAGACTCCTTGCGAAATTGACGAG GATCTCTTTTTGGGTTCGTTTGGCTCTGCTGCGAACAAAGTAGCTTTGAAAAATGTCAATGTTACTCACATTTTGACTGTGGCTGGGAAATTGGTACCTGTACATCCTGCAGATTTCgtctataaaattattgatg TTGCTGACAGAGAGGATACCAACATAAAACAATACTTCAATGAGTGTTTTGATTTTATTGACGAAGCCAAAAGAAATGGTGGGTCTGTTTTGGttcattgttttgctggaagATCAAGGAG TGTGACCATCATTGTGGCATATCTGATGAAGACTTGTGGAATGAGCTTATCTGAAGCTCTGCAACATGTAAAGGACAGAAGACCACAGGCAGCTCCAAATCGTGGTTTCATTTGTCAGCTGGAAGACTTTGAGAAGTCTCTTCTAGGTGAAAACTGCACTAGTCTTAAATAA
- the LOC101500045 gene encoding probable aspartic proteinase GIP2, whose protein sequence is MTTSYLFLFSLSLISLISSSVALTKPHTPKPNNAFILPIAKDPITLQYSTTINMGTPAVTLDLVVDIRERFLWFECDESYNSSTYHPIQCGTKKCKQSKGAECIDCINHPLKTGCTNHTCGVQPFNPFGEFYVSGDIGEDIISSLRGTLSNVNVPRVISSCIYPNKFGVQGFLQGLAKGKKGILGLARTFISLPTQLATRYKLDRKFTLCLPSTSNSDGLGLGSLFIGGGPYHLPSQKIDASKFLEYTPLITNRHSTGPIFDNLPSTEYFIKVKSIKVDNNIINFNNSLLSIRKKLGIGGTKLSTVIPHTKLHTLIYKSLLNAFVKKAEIRKIKRVKEVAPFGACFDSRTIGKSVTGPNVPTIDFVLKGGVEWRFYGANSMVKVGRNVLCLGFVDGGNEEVGPWDTSIVIGGHQLEDNLLEFDLVSSKLGFSSSLLLNKASCSHFKGF, encoded by the coding sequence ATGACTACTTCTTATTTGTTCCTCTTCTCACTATCTCTTATTTCACTCATATCTTCATCAGTTGCATTGACAAAGCCCCATACACCTAAACCCAATAATGCATTTATCCTTCCCATTGCAAAAGACCCAATTACCCTCCAATACTCAACTACTATTAACATGGGAACACCTGCAGTTACATTAGATCTGGTCGTTGACATAAGAGAGCGTTTCCTATGGTTCGAATGTGACGAGTCATACAATTCCTCAACATACCACCCAATCCAGTGCGGTACAAAGAAATGCAAGCAATCCAAAGGCGCAGAATGCATTGATTGTATCAACCACCCTCTCAAAACCGGTTGCACCAACCACACATGCGGCGTCCAACCGTTCAACCCGTTCGGCGAGTTCTACGTTAGCGGCGACATAGGCGAGGATATAATATCCTCGCTAAGGGGCACACTTTCCAACGTGAACGTGCCACGTGTCATTTCTTCGTGTATATATCCAAATAAATTTGGTGTTCAAGGATTTCTTCAAGGCCTGGCCAAGGGTAAAAAAGGAATATTGGGCCTTGCAAGAACTTTTATTTCTTTACCAACTCAACTCGCAACTAGATATAAACTTGACCGTAAGTTTACACTATGTTTACCTTCAACTTCAAATAGTGATGGGCTTGGGCTTGGGAGTCTCTTTATTGGCGGAGGTCCATATCATTTGCCTTCTCAAAAAATCGATGCTTCCAAATTTCTTGAATACACCCCACTTATTACTAACCGTCACAGCACTGGTCCTATATTTGACAACTTACCTTCAACggagtattttattaaagtgaAGTCAATTAAGGTTGACAAcaacattataaattttaataactcACTACTTTCTATTAGAAAAAAACTAGGAATCGGTGGTACAAAACTAAGCACGGTGATTCCTCACACGAAATTGCACACTTTAATATACAAGTCACTTTTGAATGCATTTGTGAAGAAAGCAGAAATTAGAAAGATAAAGAGAGTGAAAGAGGTTGCACCATTTGGGGCATGCTTTGATTCAAGAACAATTGGCAAGAGTGTTACGGGACCTAATGTGCCTACAATTGATTTTGTATTGAAGGGGGGTGTAGAATGGAGATTCTATGGTGCTAACTCAATGGTAAAGGTTGGTAGAAATGTGTTGTGTCTTGGATTTGTGGATGGTGGTAATGAGGAAGTGGGTCCATGGGATACTTCCATTGTTATTGGTGGACATCAATTGGAGGATAATCTTTTGGAGTTTGATCTTGTTTCCTCAAAACTTGGCTTTAGCTCGTCACTTCTACTTAACAAAGCAAGTTGTTCACACTTTAAGGGGTTTTAA